A section of the Engystomops pustulosus chromosome 3, aEngPut4.maternal, whole genome shotgun sequence genome encodes:
- the FBXO28 gene encoding F-box only protein 28, with protein MMTSPLRRKRKMSASEEERGSEGGPGGSSPASSSPSHQLPQSNTLLGLPIVAIENILNFLTYDEISQLRLVCKRMDLECQRMLNQGFLRVERYHSLCQKQVKAQLPRRESERRNHSLARHADILAAVETRLSLLNMTFMKYVDSNLCCFIPGKVIDEIYNVLRYVNSTRSPQRAHEVLQELRDISSMAMEYFDEKIVPILKKKLPGSEVSGRLMGSPPVPGPSTTLSTMQLFSKQNPSRQEVTKLVQQVKTNGAGLTVMRRELSELRTKVQEQQKQLQDQDQKLLEQTQIIGEQNVRLSDLEHKLRDVVESAVGPSGTGPRDEPPRKRKKVVGGKDCPRKSKRLRTRK; from the exons ATGATGACGTCACCGCTGAGGAGGAAGAGAAAGATGTCGGCGTCTGAGGAGGAGCGGGGGAGCGAGGGCGGCCCGGGGGGCTCCTCACCGGCCTCGTCCTCCCCCAGCCACCAGCTCCCCCAGAGTAACACCCTGCTCGGACTACCCATCGTCGCCATCGAGAACATCCTCAACTTCCTGACCTACGACGAGATCAGCCAACTCCGCCTG GTCTGCAAGCGGATGGATCTGGAGTGTCAGCGCATGCTCAACCAGGGCTTCCTGCGAGTGGAGCGCTACCACAGCTTATGTCAGAAACAGGTCAAGGCGCAGCTGCCGAG GCGAGAATCTGAGCGGAGGAACCACTCGCTGGCGCGGCACGCGGATATCCTGGCCGCAGTGGAGACCCGGCTGTCACTACTTAACATGACGTTCATGAAATACGTTGACTCTAATCTGTGTTGTTTCATCCCGGGCAAG GTTATAGATGAAATCTACAATGTGTTACGATACGTCAACTCCACGAGATCCCCCCAGCGAGCTCACGAGGTTCTGCAGGAGCTGCGGGACATCTCCTCCATGGCGATGGAATATTTTGATGAAAAGATTGTTCCGATCCTTAAGAAGAAGTTACCCGGCTCTGAAGTGTCGGGGCGTCTCATGGGCTCTCCTCCAG TTCCAGGCCCATCCACCACCCTGAGCACAATGCAGCTCTTCTCCAAGCAGAACCCATCGAGGCAAGAAGTGACGAAACTAGTACAGCAAGTGAAAACCAACGGCGCGGGGCTGACCGTCATGAGGCGGGAGCTGTCCGAGCTCCGCACCAAAGTACAGGAGCAGCAGAAGCAGCTTCAGGACCAGGACCAGAAACTGCTAGAACAGACCCAAATCATAGGCGAGCAGAACGTGCGCCTCTCTGACCTAGAGCACAAACTGCGCGATGTGGTGGAGAGCGCGGTGGGCCCCTCCGGAACAGGCCCAAGGGATGAGCCCCCCCGAAAGCGGAAGAAAGTAGTGGGGGGCAAGGACTGTCCTAGGAAATCAAAACGTCTCCGAACCCGGAAGTAA